From Apteryx mantelli isolate bAptMan1 chromosome 32, bAptMan1.hap1, whole genome shotgun sequence, the proteins below share one genomic window:
- the LOC136994678 gene encoding E3 ubiquitin-protein ligase TRIM39-like, which translates to ASAPDTLTLLVPAEEVSLDPDTAHRQLILSEDCKSVRWGETQQDLPDSYQRFNSSFCVLGREGFTVGRHCWEVEGEVGAEQHWSVGVARESLRRKEPIEPSPDKDIWAVQYRKGKFVALTSPRIPLSLYPVPKRIWVCLDCTEGQVTFVNADNGAEIYMFQSVSLRPSPSTTLLVTTAPKWVGIFLDYEAGEVSFYNLTHRSHLFAFTSSLSEPLHPYFNLAINKGGQNAIPLTTCPVPAWP; encoded by the exons GCCTCTGCCCCTGACACTCTGACTCTTCTTGTGCCTGCAGAGGAGGTTTCCCTGGATCCAGACACAGCTCATCGCCAGCTCATCCTGTCCGAGGACTGCAAAAGCGTGAGATGGGGAGAGACACAGCAGGACCTTCCAGACAGCTACCAGAGATTCAATTCTTCGTTCTGTGTGCTGGGCCGTGAGGGGTTCACTGTGGGGAGACActgctgggaggtggagggggaggTGGGTGCTGAGCAACACTGGTCTGTGGGGGTGGCCAGGGAATCTCTGAGGAGGAAGGAACCGATTGAACCAAGCCCTGACAAAGATATCTGGGCTGTGCAGTACCGGAAGGGAAAGTTTGTGGCTCTCACATCCCCTCGCATCCCCCTGTCCTTGTACCCAGTCCCCAAGAGGATCTGGGTGTGTCTGGACTGCACAGAAGGGCAGGTGACATTTGTCAATGCTGATAATGGGGCCGAGATTTACATGTTCCAGTCAGTATCATTGA GACCTTCCCCCTCAACCACTCTGCTTGTGACCACAGCACCCAAGTGGGTGGGAATTTTCCTCGACTATGAGGCAGGTGAAGTCTCATTTTACAACCTCACCCACAGGTCCCACCTCTTTGCTTTcaccagcagtctctcggagccGCTGCACCCTTATTTCAACCTTGCCATCAATAAAGGGGGGCAGAATGCAATTCCCCTGACCACCTGCCCCGTCCCAGCTTGGCCCTAA